TGAGTGCAAGCTATAATGATACGATTTATGCTACGACATGTAATTCAAGTAGTGTAGGAACACAAGTACAGAATCTACAAACTTCACAAGGTTGCGACAGCATCGTTACTACAATCACGACACTGAATGCAAGTTATAATGATACGATTTATGCTACAACCTGTAATGCAAGTAGTGTAGGAACACAAGTACAAAACCTAATGACATCACAAGGTTGCGATAGTATCATTACTACGATAATAACAATCAATCCAACATATAATACAGTATTATATACTACAACATGCGATACAAATAGTGTAGGCACAACGATAGATTCACTACAAACAACACAAGGTTGCGATAGTATTATTACTACAATTACGACACTCAATGCAAGTTATAATGATACCATTTATGCTACAACCTGTAATGCAAGTAGTGTAGGCACACAAGTACAGAACTTACAAACGATACAAGGTTGCGATAGTATCGTTACTACAATTACTACACTCAATCCAATTTATGATACTACATTAATTCAAGATAATTTATCCTGCAATCCAAATGATACAGGTTGGCATGTTCAGTACTATACAACAATTAATGGTTGTGATTCTATTGTTAGATTTTATGTGAGTTTTATGACGAGTCAAGCAGTTACAATAAATGCAACTAATAATAATATATGTTCAGGAGAATCAGTAATTTTATATGGCGAGTACGGTATAAATTATGTTTGGAGTACTAGTGAAACTGGAAATAATATAACAGTTAGTCCGAGTGTTACAACTACCTACACTTTGTATGCTAATAGACAAGCATGTAGTAGTATTACAGATACACTAACAATTACTGTTGTTGTTTTAGCGAGTCCAGCTACGCCAACACTAGTAATAAATACAACCAATGATACGCTATTTGTAAATGGAAGTGCAGGTGTTAATTATACATGGTACAAAGATGGTGTTGTATATACTACCACCAATACGCCGTTTTTGCCTATCGACGAAAATGGTGCTTATCAAGTAGAAGTAACTGCAAATAACTTATGTGTTTCTGAAAAATCAGATACGATAAATGTTAATCTAACGATTATTGTATATAATAGTAATAGTTTGAACTTGAACCTTTATCCTAATCCAAATAATGGACAATTCCAGATAGCGATTAATTCTAATAAAAATAGAGATATAGTATTAGAGATTATTACAGATGAAGGCAGATTAATTATAGAAGAGAAGCATCAAATAGTTCAAGGTAATAATATTATTAAAATTAATAATAATCAGCTTGCAGATGGACTATATTTTGTACGATTAATTGGAGACGATGGATTAATCACTAAACCAATTATAGTGAAACATTAGTTCTACTATAATTCAATTTAAAATAGGATAATCTCTCCGAACTTGTTCCGAATTTCGGAACGGAGTCTATTCTTGTAAGAGATTCTAAAATAAATTCAGAAAGGTATTTAGATTGTAATATTAATTATTAATAATAAAAAAATTATATGTGAATAGCTTCTTTATAAGCATCTGCAAATGCTTCCATAATGGCTTCACTCATAGTTGGATGTGGATGAATACTGTGCAATATTGACTTTCCTGTAGCTTCTAAGTTTCGAGCAACTACTATTTCTGCTATCATTTCAGTAGCATTATCGCCAATAATATGAACGCCTAAAATTTCATCGTATTTTTTATCTACGATAACTTTGACAAAACCATCTGGTTTTCCGCTGGCTTGTGCTTTTCCACTAGCTGTATAAGGAAACTTGCCAATAGTATAATCTATACCTTTTTCTTTACATTGTTTTTCAGTATAGCCAACGCTGGCAACTTCAGGAGAACAATAAGTACAACTTGGAATATTATTGTAATTAATTGCCTGTGGATTTTTATTAGCGATGTGTTCTGCTGCTACAATTCCTTCCGCACTTGCAACATGAGCTAAAGCTGGTCCTTTAACAATATCTCCAATAGCATATATATTATCAATATTGGTTTGATAAAAAGCATTGGTTTTTATTTTGCGATATTCTGTTTCAATACCACACATTTCCAATCCAATATTATCAATATTATAATCTATGCCAATAGCAGACAATACAATATCTGCTACAATAACTTCATTGCCTTTAGGTGTGTTAACTTGTAATTCTACTTTTCCATCAATAATATTAGAAGATAATACTTTTGAAGAAGTTAAAACTTGCATGCCGTGTTTCGTAAATTTTTTCTGTAATGCAGTACTTACTTCAGCATCTTCATTTGGTAAAATTTGATCGAAAAACTCTACTAGTGTTACAGTAGTTCCCAATGTTTGATAGAAATAAGCAAATTCTACACCAATAGCACCAGCTCCAACTACAACCATAGTTTTAGGCAATGTTTCTAGTGTCATTGCTTTTCTGTAATTAATAATATTTTTTTGATTAATAGGTAGCGATGGAATTTCTTTAGCTTTGCTTCCAGTTGCTATGATGATATTTTTAGCAGAAAGAATATCAATAGTACCATCATCAGCAGTAATTTCAATCTTAGTTCCAGGTAATAATTTGCCATATG
Above is a genomic segment from Chitinophagales bacterium containing:
- the lpdA gene encoding dihydrolipoyl dehydrogenase, with amino-acid sequence MDKYDLIVLGAGPGGYVAAIRAAQLGLKTAIVEKENLGGVCLNWGCIPTKALLKSAQVYDYIHHAESYGFNAVDIAINFPEIINRSRSVANKMSKGIEYLMKKNKIDTYNAYGKLLPGTKIEITADDGTIDILSAKNIIIATGSKAKEIPSLPINQKNIINYRKAMTLETLPKTMVVVGAGAIGVEFAYFYQTLGTTVTLVEFFDQILPNEDAEVSTALQKKFTKHGMQVLTSSKVLSSNIIDGKVELQVNTPKGNEVIVADIVLSAIGIDYNIDNIGLEMCGIETEYRKIKTNAFYQTNIDNIYAIGDIVKGPALAHVASAEGIVAAEHIANKNPQAINYNNIPSCTYCSPEVASVGYTEKQCKEKGIDYTIGKFPYTASGKAQASGKPDGFVKVIVDKKYDEILGVHIIGDNATEMIAEIVVARNLEATGKSILHSIHPHPTMSEAIMEAFADAYKEAIHI